One genomic region from Amycolatopsis sp. FBCC-B4732 encodes:
- a CDS encoding ThuA domain-containing protein, with protein MLSRSLRAAVLLAALVLGLVAPVSAAPAAAFKVLVFSKTTGFRHDSIPAGIAAIRQLGQQNDFAVDATEDDAQFTDATLAQYAAVVFLSTTGDPVGTQAGKDAFRRYIQHGGGFAGVHAASDSGYDWAWYGQLVGAYFKQHPAQQNALVKVEDPNHPSTQGLPAQYTRYDEWYDFRANPRPSVHVLTTVDESSYTGATMGADHPTTWCHAFDGGRAWYTGMGHTIESFSEPNFLHLLLGGIRTAAGAAPADCSVTTTPPPAGKQIAGAQSGRCVEVPNSATTNGTQVQLRDCVAGQANQSWTYTAGKQLVVYGNKCLDASGRGTANGTQVIIWDCTGQPNQQWNVNANTITGVPSNLCLDASGRGTANGTKIILWSCSGQANQQWSLR; from the coding sequence ATGCTGTCTCGCTCGCTCCGCGCGGCTGTCCTGCTCGCGGCACTGGTCCTGGGGCTCGTGGCACCCGTGTCCGCCGCGCCCGCGGCGGCCTTCAAGGTCCTGGTGTTCTCGAAGACCACCGGCTTCCGGCACGACTCCATCCCGGCGGGGATCGCCGCGATCCGGCAGCTGGGTCAGCAGAACGACTTCGCGGTCGACGCCACCGAAGACGACGCGCAGTTCACCGACGCCACCCTGGCCCAGTACGCCGCCGTCGTCTTCCTCTCCACGACCGGCGACCCGGTCGGCACGCAGGCCGGCAAGGACGCGTTCCGCCGCTACATCCAGCACGGCGGCGGGTTCGCCGGCGTCCACGCGGCGTCGGACAGCGGCTACGACTGGGCCTGGTACGGCCAGCTCGTCGGCGCCTACTTCAAGCAGCACCCCGCCCAGCAGAACGCGCTGGTGAAGGTGGAAGACCCGAACCACCCGTCCACGCAGGGGCTGCCCGCGCAGTACACCCGGTACGACGAGTGGTACGACTTCCGCGCGAACCCGCGCCCGTCCGTGCACGTACTGACCACAGTGGACGAATCCAGCTACACGGGCGCCACGATGGGCGCGGACCACCCGACGACCTGGTGCCACGCCTTCGACGGCGGCCGCGCCTGGTACACCGGCATGGGCCACACGATCGAAAGCTTCAGCGAACCGAACTTCCTGCACCTGCTGCTGGGCGGGATCCGCACCGCGGCCGGAGCCGCCCCCGCCGACTGCTCGGTCACCACCACGCCGCCCCCGGCCGGCAAGCAGATCGCGGGCGCGCAGTCCGGCCGGTGCGTCGAGGTGCCGAACTCCGCCACCACCAACGGAACGCAGGTGCAGCTGCGGGACTGCGTCGCCGGGCAGGCGAACCAGTCGTGGACCTACACCGCCGGCAAGCAGCTCGTGGTCTACGGGAACAAGTGCCTGGACGCGTCCGGCCGCGGTACGGCCAACGGCACGCAGGTGATCATCTGGGACTGCACCGGGCAACCCAACCAGCAGTGGAATGTTAACGCGAACACGATCACCGGCGTCCCGTCGAACCTCTGCCTGGACGCCTCCGGCCGCGGTACGGCCAACGGCACGAAGATCATCCTGTGGTCCTGCAGCGGCCAGGCCAACCAGCAGTGGTCCCTCCGCTGA
- a CDS encoding FadR/GntR family transcriptional regulator has product MTRNEEAAPYRPGYEVVAEQLLHLIAELRLRPGDRMPTEVELAARMGTSRTVVREAVKILSAIGRVRAHKGRGLYVSDDEGMLGASRWGGSFLPADLDHVYSLFEFRRVQETAACRLAATHATPAELRAIEAAAETCRQGHLTGQAALFDRGDDDFHLRVATASHNQFLVAAVREARGLQRQTNVIGMSGSVGGHAPGAIEEHAAIHRAIRDGEPDAAARAIAVHLDNTLADYRREIQRRLFGR; this is encoded by the coding sequence GTGACCCGCAACGAGGAAGCCGCACCGTACCGGCCCGGGTACGAGGTCGTGGCCGAGCAGCTGCTGCACCTGATCGCGGAGCTGCGGTTGCGGCCCGGTGACCGGATGCCGACCGAGGTCGAGCTGGCGGCGCGGATGGGAACCAGCCGGACCGTGGTGCGGGAGGCCGTCAAGATCCTCTCGGCGATCGGCCGGGTGCGCGCGCACAAGGGACGTGGGCTGTATGTGTCGGACGACGAAGGCATGCTCGGCGCTTCCCGCTGGGGCGGCTCCTTCCTGCCCGCCGACCTCGACCACGTGTACTCGCTCTTCGAGTTCCGCCGGGTCCAGGAAACCGCGGCCTGCCGGCTGGCGGCGACCCACGCCACCCCGGCGGAGCTGCGTGCGATCGAGGCCGCCGCCGAGACCTGCCGCCAGGGGCACCTGACCGGGCAGGCCGCGTTGTTCGACCGCGGCGACGACGACTTCCACCTGCGCGTCGCCACGGCGTCGCACAACCAGTTCCTCGTCGCGGCCGTGCGCGAAGCCCGCGGCCTGCAACGCCAGACGAACGTCATCGGGATGTCCGGCTCGGTCGGCGGGCACGCTCCGGGCGCGATCGAGGAGCACGCCGCCATCCACCGGGCGATCCGCGACGGCGAACCGGACGCCGCGGCCCGGGCCATCGCCGTCCACCTCGACAACACGCTGGCGGACTACCGCCGGGAGATCCAGCGGCGTCTCTTCGGCCGGTGA